ATCTTGATGACCGCTTAAACGTATGCTGCGTTAATTCACCTTTTCTGCTGCCTTAAAATATTGCTTCACCAGGAACCTCATCAGCTCGCCCGGCCGCTCCTTCGCAAACTCGGGCCGGTCTCCGAATACCATACCGTAGGGCGCCTCTGCCGTGTACGGATCCCACTGCGGCAGCTCCTCTCCGGTGGCATCGGTTCCGTTCGGATTTCCGGTACGGATGAAATTCGCCCAATAGTTGCACATTTGGCGGGCCAGATCGTAATGCTTGCCGACAAACGGCCGCCAGCATTTGGCAAGCGTCTCGAAGAAAAACCACAGATCCACCGAGTGGAACGTGCCGGGATTGTCCCATCCCGGAATGTCCGCGTCGAAGTTGTAATAGTACAGCGGCACATCGGCGCCGGAATCGGCATTGGCCTGCGCGGCAACGCGGATCGCGTATTCGATGCCGTTCACCGAAGCCTGTTTCAATACTTCATCCAAGCTGCCCGACTGCGCCTGGCACAGGGCCAGATATTCGCCGGCGGCGTCGCCGAACAAGTCCGCCGCCATCTGCTTGAATTGTTCCAGCGTCGCAGCCTTCGGAACGCTGAAAAATTCGGAGGACGTGTGGCCTGCAAGCACCGGCACCTTCCAGCGTTTGTTTTCAAGGAAGCGTTCATATGCGCTGCCTACATTAAACACGTGATCGACAACGGTGCCCCAGTGGCCCTTATATTCCAGCGATTTATCGCGGATGTATACCGCATCCAGCTTGCGGGCTTCCGCAAGCGAGGAGACGCCGAGAAATTCAAAGAAGGTCTCGCCTTCGCGTTCGGCTTCCGCCAGCGTGCGCC
This genomic window from Paenibacillus humicola contains:
- a CDS encoding carboxylesterase/lipase family protein, whose amino-acid sequence is MLRIVNIENGVVQGLPAADPRITSFKGVPFAAPPVGDNRWRAPQPAADWDGVLKAYDFAPISMQAKTVIDEKNIYTREWSVDPDIPMDEDCLYLNVWTPARSADEKLPVFVWYFGGGLQVGHTAEMEFDGERIARRGIVVVTINYRLNAFGFLCHPEMTAEAPEAPANFGHLDQQAGTQWVKRNIAAFGGDPDNITIGGQSAGGASVLSQLTSPQNEGLFQKAIIQSGMFTALYPGTRPPRARRTLAEAEREGETFFEFLGVSSLAEARKLDAVYIRDKSLEYKGHWGTVVDHVFNVGSAYERFLENKRWKVPVLAGHTSSEFFSVPKAATLEQFKQMAADLFGDAAGEYLALCQAQSGSLDEVLKQASVNGIEYAIRVAAQANADSGADVPLYYYNFDADIPGWDNPGTFHSVDLWFFFETLAKCWRPFVGKHYDLARQMCNYWANFIRTGNPNGTDATGEELPQWDPYTAEAPYGMVFGDRPEFAKERPGELMRFLVKQYFKAAEKVN